Proteins co-encoded in one Arachis hypogaea cultivar Tifrunner chromosome 13, arahy.Tifrunner.gnm2.J5K5, whole genome shotgun sequence genomic window:
- the LOC112732724 gene encoding putative disease resistance RPP13-like protein 1, translated as MVGVLVSALLPAALQVLIDRLASRQLLDLFSRRTIAASAAAAGAEKLKLQLLSVNAVLGDAEEKQIVNPYVKIWVDELRETVYHGQDLLDQIATEVLRLNLASKSNTAMEWVREFLDSITSKLNSSLDEINIRIQVLRDQKDCLGLRERHEKQSQLELGSADLMCVPTTRMVDQSKVYGRDHEKDEIIRLMFAAMSEQVDPVCVVAIVGMAGIGKTTLSQLLFNDPRLVPMFDTLSWIQVSAGSDVLHLTKKVCESMSDNLDTLQVELNIQLRRQRLLLVLDDFWSVSFSDWELFKMAFSHAIPGSVILVTTRNEDVATTIRAAVTYFLSPLPYEDCLDVFAHCSFGSTNLSTADPTLVEIGEKIVRKCKGLPLAAKVLGSLLHLVTDAREWNVILQSKMWDLDAKKSNILPALRLSYQLLPSHLKACFAYCSVFPKGYEIDRVNLIHLWMAEGLLQPSKTKTMHGVGEQYLQELLSRSLLQRPTGNDLCVIMHDLISDLAQYVGGEFFHFFEEGGDQKIPDKVRHLSFSKDKLDVPKRYLSQVRTFLPFKDSNSSRQFDSLTDNDFNGVIPMFERIRVLSLSSYPISTLPSTIGNLKHLRYLNLSYTRIQELPSSTGCLYNLQVLLLAHCDRLTSLPKDLENLTDLHHLDVTGAPLVEMPPNFGRLKLLRHLTAFVVGKSTGSRISELGALSQLHGLLSIVNLQNVIDATEASGANLMMKTFIDDLVFEWTNDVHNLSNEAIVLYNLQPHKNLKRLKIENYGGRTFPEWLGNPLFSNLVSVQLIGCISCLTLPPLGQLNSLKTLLIAKMTWLETVGLEFYGNTDSPFRVLEVLTFKDMHRWKEWLQIDIEECFPSLEELHIQNCPKLTGNLPQRLSSLNKLVIAKCSINSLPRVPMLRELELFDCDELMSLPREMMQGNEHISKVSIYNCSSLKYVPALGLPIRLESLYIGKCRNLKLYPEEHMIEHLHLEDSCDSLIILSLSSFSRLRHLHIQGCPNLESLSISNEFTEELYHLEKIQLKDCRNLVFFPYGGLRTPNLQVLSISNCKKLAPQKEWGLHEMLSLSYFGIEGELTGLESFPDEGLLPACLTDLHIMGLEDLTSLNHDGLQHLVALKNLVIEGCSMLEFLPSQGLPGSLSNLIIADCPLLVPLCQFETGAYWPLIAHIPNKDIV; from the coding sequence ATGGTGGGTGTGCTGGTGAGCGCTCTTCTCCCTGCCGCTTTGCAAGTCTTGATTGACAGGCTAGCTTCTCGTCAGCTCTTGGACTTGTTTTCTCGGAGAACTATTGCAGCATCGGCAGCTGCCGCCGGGGCAGAGAAGCTAAAGCTGCAGCTGCTCTCCGTGAATGCAGTCCTTGGAGATGCAGAAGAGAAACAGATTGTCAATCCATATGTCAAGATATGGGTTGACGAGCTCAGAGAAACTGTGTACCATGGCCAAGACCTTTTGGACCAGATTGCTACCGAAGTATTGCGTTTAAATCTGGCATCCAAGTCAAACACTGCCATGGAATGGGTAAGAGAATTCTTGGACTCCATTACCAGTAAATTGAATTCTAGTCTTGATGAGATAAACATTAGAATTCAAGTTTTAAGGGATCAGAAAGATTGTCTAGGTCTCAGAGAACGTCATGAAAAGCAATCCCAGTTGGAACTAGGAAGTGCTGATCTAATGTGTGTTCCGACAACTCGTATGGTAGATCAGTCTAAGGTCTATGGCAGGGATCATGAAAAAGACGAAATCATTCGTCTCATGTTCGCTGCCATGAGTGAGCAAGTTGATCCAGTATGTGTTGTTGCAATTGTTGGCATGGCAGGGATTGGCAAGACCACTCTGTCTCAGCTTTTGTTTAACGACCCTCGGTTAGTGCCAATGTTCGACACTTTATCGTGGATTCAAGTTTCGGCGGGATCCGATGTGCTGCACTTAACCAAGAAGGTTTGTGAGTCTATGAGCGATAACTTGGACACACTTCAGGTTGAACTTAATATCCAGTTGAGAAGACAAAGGTTGTTGCTGGTTTTAGATGATTTTTGGTCTGTGAGCTTTTCTGATTGGGAGCTCTTCAAGATGGCCTTTTCTCATGCTATTCCCGGTAGTGTTATTCTAGTCACCACTCGCAATGAAGACGTTGCAACTACTATCCGTGCTGCCGTCACTTATTTCCTTTCGCCGCTTCCATATGAGGATTGTTTGGATGTCTTTGCCCACTGCTCTTTTGGGAGTACAAACCTGAGTACAGCTGATCCAACTTTGGTGGAGATTGGTGAGAAAATAGTGAGGAAGTGCAAAGGTCTTCCCCTTGCTGCAAAAGTTCTTGGGAGTCTCTTACACTTGGTAACGGATGCTAGAGAATGGAATGTCATACTGCAAAGCAAGATGTGGGATTTGGATGCTAAGAAGAGTAACATATTGCCGGCCTTAAGATTGAGCTATCAACTCCTTCCGTCGCATTTGAAGGCCTGCTTTGCTTACTGCTCTGTGTTCCCTAAGGGGTATGAAATTGATAGGGTGAACCTAATCCATTTGTGGATGGCTGAGGGCCTTCTGCAACCATCAAAGACTAAAACAATGCACGGTGTAGGCGAGCAATACTTGCAGGAGTTATTGTCAAGGTCATTACTACAACGACCAACTGGTAATGACTTGTGTGTCATCATGCACGATTTGATAAGCGACTTGGCACAATACGTGGGAGGCGAGTTCTTCCACTTCTTTGAGGAGGGTGGTGATCAGAAAATTCCTGATAAGGTTCGCCATTTATCATTTTCAAAAGACAAGCTTGATGTGCCTAAGAGGTATCTTTCACAAGTGAGGACCTTTCTACCATTCAAAGACTCAAACTCTAGTAGGCAATTTGATTCATTAACTGACAATGATTTCAATGGTGTGATACCAATGTTTGAACGCATTCGCGTGCTCTCTTTGTCTAGTTATCCGATTTCTACATTACCCTCTACAATAGGAAACTTGAAGCATTTGCGGTATCTGAATCTTTCTTATACAAGGATTCAAGAGTTACCAAGCTCTACAGGGTGTTTGTACAATTTACAGGTACTCCTGTTAGCACATTGTGATCGGCTCACTAGTTTGCCCAAAGATCTGGAGAATTTGACTGATTTGCACCATCTTGATGTTACTGGTGCTCCTTTAGTAGAGATGCCACCAAATTTTGGTAGATTGAAGCTTCTTCGACATCTTACTGCCTTTGTCGTGGGCAAAAGCACTGGATCAAGGATTAGtgagttaggagctctgtctcaACTGCATGGTTTACTTTCAATTGTGAATCTGCAGAATGTCATTGATGCCACAGAAGCCTCAGGGGCCAACTTGATGATGAAGACATTTATTGATGATTTGGTATTCGAATGGACAAACGATGTCCATAATTTATCCAACGAAGCAATTGTTCTTTATAATCTACAGCCGCATAAAAacttgaagaggctcaagattGAAAACTATGGTGGCAGAACATTTCCAGAATGGTTAGGTAACCCTTTATTCTCTAACTTGGTGTCTGTACAACTAATTGGTTGCATAAGCTGCTTGACATTGCCACCACTTGGGCAATTAAACTCTCTTAAGACCCTCTTAATAGCAAAAATGACATGGCTAGAAACAGTGGGCCTTGAGTTCTATGGTAATACAGATTCACCCTTTAGAGTCCTTGAAGTTTTGACTTTTAAGGACATGCATAGGTGGAAGGAGTGGTTGCAAATTGACATTGAAGAGTGTTTTCCTTCTCTTGAAGAGCTTCACATTCAAAATTGTCCTAAATTAACAGGAAATTTACCCCAAAGATTGAGTTCTCTGAACAAACTAGTAATTGCTAAATGTAGCATTAATTCCCTTCCAAGGGTTCCAATGTTAAGAGAACTAGAGCTATTTGATTGTGATGAGTTGATGTCCCTACCTAGGGAAATGATGCAAGGGAATGAACATATAAGCAAAGTGTCCATATACAATTGTTCATCACTTAAATATGTTCCTGCACTTGGTCTTCCCATAAGGTTAGAGTCACTTTACATAGGCAAGTGTAGGAATCTAAAGCTTTATCCAGAAGAACACATGATTGAGCATTTGCACCTTGAAGACAGTTGTGACAGTCTCATAATTCTTTCATTGTCTTCCTTTAGCCGGCTTCGTCACCTTCACATCCAAGGTTGTCCAAATCTTGAATCTCTAAGTATATCAAATGAGTTTACAGAAGAATTGTACCATCTTGAAAAGATTCAACTGAAGGATTGCCGCAACCTAGTGTTCTTCCCTTATGGAGGGTTGCGTACTCCTAATCTTCAAGTGCTTTCTATTAGCAACTGCAAAAAGTTAGCACCCCAGAAAGAGTGGGGTCTGCACGAAATGCTATCGCTTTCGTACTTTGGGATTGAAGGGGAGCTAACTGGTTTAGAGTCCTTTCCAGACGAAGGACTACTTCCAGCTTGCTTGACTGATCTTCATATCATGGGACTTGAAGACCTCACATCTTTGAATCATGATGGTCTTCAACACCTTGTTGCTCTTAAAAATTTGGTGATTGAAGGTTGTAGCATGCTTGAGTTTCTACCTTCACAGGGGCTTCCAGGTTCCTTGTCAAATCTTATCATTGCAGATTGTCCCTTGCTTGTTCCTCTCTGCCAATTCGAGACGGGAGCTTACTGGCCCCTCATTGCTCACATTCCCAACAAAGACATTGTGTGA